One region of Culex pipiens pallens isolate TS chromosome 2, TS_CPP_V2, whole genome shotgun sequence genomic DNA includes:
- the LOC120419774 gene encoding protein mothers against dpp-like isoform X1, translating to MANYTNDFFFTMDTDDVESSSSSTMSSLNSLFSFTSPAVKKLLGWKQGDEEEKWAEKAVDSLVKKLKKRKGAIEELERALSSPGTPSKCVTIPRSLDGRLQVSHRKGLPHVIYCRVWRWPDLQSHHELKPIETCQYPFSAKQKEVCINPYHYKRVESPVLPPVLVPRHSEFAPGHSLLPFHQMNEPNMPHNVSYTNAGFNSMSSGGGGGGGNGGGGGPNSPISSHMGPNSPISSVSSPGPINSNPQSPYGSLPETPPPAYSPPEDGNNVAGQENNQMDTNQMHGEVAPVSYQEPPYWASIAYYELNCRVGEVFHCNSTSIIVDGFTNPSNNSDRFCLGQLSNVNRNSTIENTRRHIGKGVHLYYVGGEVYAECLSDSAIFVQSRNCNHHHGFHPSTVCKIPPGCSLKIFNNQEFAQLLSQSVNHGFEAVYELTKMCTIRMSFVKGWGAEYHRQDVTSTPCWIEIHLHGPLQWLDKVLIQMGSPHNAISSVS from the exons ATTTCTTCTTCACGATGGACACTGACGATGTGGAGTCCTCGAGTAGTAGCACCATGTCCTCGCTGAACTCGCTGTTTTCGTTCACGAGCCCGGCCGTCAAGAAGCTGCTCGGCTGGAAGCAGGGCGACGAGGAGGAAAAGTGGGCCGAAAAGGCGGTGGACAGTTTGGTGAAGAAGCTGAAGAAGCGAAAGGGCGCGATCGAGGAGTTGGAGCGGGCGCTGTCCAGCCCGGGGACGCCCTCGAAGTGTGTGACGATTCCGCGCTCGCTGGACGGGAGGTTGCAG GTATCGCACCGTAAAGGTCTTCCGCATGTAATCTACTGCCGAGTGTGGCGTTGGCCGGATCTGCAGAGCCATCACGAGTTGAAGCCGATCGAGACGTGTCAGTATCCGTTTAGCGCCAAGCAGAAGGAGGTATGCATCAATCCGTATCACTACAAGCGGGTGGAGAGTCCGGTGCTGCCGCCGGTTCTGGTGCCGCGCCACTCGGAGTTTGCGCCGGGTCACTCGCTGTTGCCATTCCACCAGATGAATGAACCGAACATGCCGCACAACGTGAGCTATACGAACGCCGGCTTCAACAGCATGAGCAGCGGAGGAGGTGGAGGCGGTGGCAACGGTGGTGGAGGAGGTCCGAACTCGCCCATATCGTCGCACATGGGACCGAACAGTCCGATTTCGTCCGTGTCCAGTCCGGGGCCGATCAATTCAAATCCTCAGAGCCCGTACGGGTCGCTGCCAGAGACTCCCCCGCCGGCGTACAGTCCTCCGGAGGACGGGAACAACGTGGCAGGCCAAGAAAACAACCAGATGGACACAAATCAGATGCACGGCGAGGTGGCCCCGGTCAGCTATCAGGAACCTCCGTACTGGGCCAGTATAGCTTACTACGAGCTGAACTGCCGCGTTGGCGAAGTGTTCCACTGCAACTCGACGTCGATCATCGTGGACGGGTTCACCAACCCCTCGAACAACTCGGACCGCTTCTGCCTGGGCCAGCTGAGCAACGTCAACCGCAACAGTACAATCGAAAACACACGTCGTCATATCGGAAAGGGAGTGCACCTGTATTACGTCGGTGGCGAGGTCTACGCCGAGTGCCTGTCCGACTCGGCCATCTTCGTGCAGAGCCGCAACTGCAACCACCACCACGGATTCCACCCCAGCACCGTGTGCAAAATCCCGCCCGGCTGCTCCCTCAAGATCTTCAACAACCAGGAGTTTGCCCAACTCCTGTCCCAGTCCGTCAACCACGGCTTCGAGGCCGTCTACGAGCTGACCAAGATGTGCACGATACGAATGAGCTTCGTCAAGGGCTGGGGCGCCGAATACCACCGACAGGACGTCACGTCCACGCCCTGCTGGATCGAGATTCACCTGCACGGCCCGCTCCAGTGGCTCGACAAGGTGCTCATCCAGATGGGCTCGCCCCACAACGCAATCAGCTCGGTGTCGTAA
- the LOC120419774 gene encoding protein mothers against dpp-like isoform X2, whose product MDTDDVESSSSSTMSSLNSLFSFTSPAVKKLLGWKQGDEEEKWAEKAVDSLVKKLKKRKGAIEELERALSSPGTPSKCVTIPRSLDGRLQVSHRKGLPHVIYCRVWRWPDLQSHHELKPIETCQYPFSAKQKEVCINPYHYKRVESPVLPPVLVPRHSEFAPGHSLLPFHQMNEPNMPHNVSYTNAGFNSMSSGGGGGGGNGGGGGPNSPISSHMGPNSPISSVSSPGPINSNPQSPYGSLPETPPPAYSPPEDGNNVAGQENNQMDTNQMHGEVAPVSYQEPPYWASIAYYELNCRVGEVFHCNSTSIIVDGFTNPSNNSDRFCLGQLSNVNRNSTIENTRRHIGKGVHLYYVGGEVYAECLSDSAIFVQSRNCNHHHGFHPSTVCKIPPGCSLKIFNNQEFAQLLSQSVNHGFEAVYELTKMCTIRMSFVKGWGAEYHRQDVTSTPCWIEIHLHGPLQWLDKVLIQMGSPHNAISSVS is encoded by the exons ATGGACACTGACGATGTGGAGTCCTCGAGTAGTAGCACCATGTCCTCGCTGAACTCGCTGTTTTCGTTCACGAGCCCGGCCGTCAAGAAGCTGCTCGGCTGGAAGCAGGGCGACGAGGAGGAAAAGTGGGCCGAAAAGGCGGTGGACAGTTTGGTGAAGAAGCTGAAGAAGCGAAAGGGCGCGATCGAGGAGTTGGAGCGGGCGCTGTCCAGCCCGGGGACGCCCTCGAAGTGTGTGACGATTCCGCGCTCGCTGGACGGGAGGTTGCAG GTATCGCACCGTAAAGGTCTTCCGCATGTAATCTACTGCCGAGTGTGGCGTTGGCCGGATCTGCAGAGCCATCACGAGTTGAAGCCGATCGAGACGTGTCAGTATCCGTTTAGCGCCAAGCAGAAGGAGGTATGCATCAATCCGTATCACTACAAGCGGGTGGAGAGTCCGGTGCTGCCGCCGGTTCTGGTGCCGCGCCACTCGGAGTTTGCGCCGGGTCACTCGCTGTTGCCATTCCACCAGATGAATGAACCGAACATGCCGCACAACGTGAGCTATACGAACGCCGGCTTCAACAGCATGAGCAGCGGAGGAGGTGGAGGCGGTGGCAACGGTGGTGGAGGAGGTCCGAACTCGCCCATATCGTCGCACATGGGACCGAACAGTCCGATTTCGTCCGTGTCCAGTCCGGGGCCGATCAATTCAAATCCTCAGAGCCCGTACGGGTCGCTGCCAGAGACTCCCCCGCCGGCGTACAGTCCTCCGGAGGACGGGAACAACGTGGCAGGCCAAGAAAACAACCAGATGGACACAAATCAGATGCACGGCGAGGTGGCCCCGGTCAGCTATCAGGAACCTCCGTACTGGGCCAGTATAGCTTACTACGAGCTGAACTGCCGCGTTGGCGAAGTGTTCCACTGCAACTCGACGTCGATCATCGTGGACGGGTTCACCAACCCCTCGAACAACTCGGACCGCTTCTGCCTGGGCCAGCTGAGCAACGTCAACCGCAACAGTACAATCGAAAACACACGTCGTCATATCGGAAAGGGAGTGCACCTGTATTACGTCGGTGGCGAGGTCTACGCCGAGTGCCTGTCCGACTCGGCCATCTTCGTGCAGAGCCGCAACTGCAACCACCACCACGGATTCCACCCCAGCACCGTGTGCAAAATCCCGCCCGGCTGCTCCCTCAAGATCTTCAACAACCAGGAGTTTGCCCAACTCCTGTCCCAGTCCGTCAACCACGGCTTCGAGGCCGTCTACGAGCTGACCAAGATGTGCACGATACGAATGAGCTTCGTCAAGGGCTGGGGCGCCGAATACCACCGACAGGACGTCACGTCCACGCCCTGCTGGATCGAGATTCACCTGCACGGCCCGCTCCAGTGGCTCGACAAGGTGCTCATCCAGATGGGCTCGCCCCACAACGCAATCAGCTCGGTGTCGTAA